One genomic segment of Megalopta genalis isolate 19385.01 unplaced genomic scaffold, iyMegGena1_principal scaffold0060, whole genome shotgun sequence includes these proteins:
- the LOC143261648 gene encoding uncharacterized protein LOC143261648, protein MATPNEGASYPRGASAEASVSRVSVRVPEFCASDPEMWFGMVERSFEASGITTEATKFGYVLGALNPVYAAEVRDIIMNPPNTGQYQRLKTELIRRLSSSQEQKTRRLLESEEIGDRKPSQFLRHLRGLAGNNVSDSVLRTLWMGRLPNSMQVILATQKDAEMDKVADLADAIAETMGPRTQVAEASASTAAAAAPSNAPQDLEALINLKMAQISLSFQQEIAAIRHELIGNERKRTGQSLMTADDLSPMPRRLFVTDKTTRTQFLVDTGADLCVYPRSMIRGPGKKSDYVLFAANGSEITTFGTTTLTLDFGLRREFTLRFVVASVSKPIIGLDFLYHYGLLVDIRNRRLIDNITSLSVPGQPVGRSASDIPSVKTVSGDSIYLELLQKFPEITRPEGIPTVRKKHTTVHYIRTSPGQPVSCRPRRLAPDRLRAAKKEFDEMVKLGIARPSESSWSSPLHVVPKKESGEWRPCGDYRALNDRTVPDRLKSYGIVINPGKCTFGKPDVEFLGYSVSHKGTKPLECKVRAIVEYPQPVTAKQLRQFLGMMNFYRRFIPRAAQVQAAMNNLLSGNAKGRTPIHWNAEAVVAFEESKRALAQATLLAHPQIGAPLALTCDASDFAVGAVLQQDTGNGWEPIGRAFVIFTDHKPITFAFRQKPEKCSPRQFRYLDFISQFSTDIRHVAGKDNIIADALSRIEEVEELLDYEELAKAQDTDSELSAYVRVLPMSEGHRYCFTCVDRYTRWPEAFPMINQEAQTVARAFYEGWIARFGTPLRVTTDQGRQFESSLFKHLNELTGTTHLRTTAYHPAANGMVERFHRQLKAAIRCHQDVQWTRVLPTILLGLRAAWKEDTKSTAAELVYGETLRLPGEFLAPRQIEGEYDVSNFAEELRQHFRGITPASGSHHNAQRIFIYKDLTVCEKVFIRNDKVRTLLEPPYDGPFEVISRGPKNFVINVKDKPVNVSIDRLKPAYVVNDAVDNEATQTMQVPRSEPTVSAPEQEVRTTRSGRRVRFPDRLQIAKIRYYYE, encoded by the exons ATGGCTACCCCTAACGAGGGTGCGTCGTACCCGCGAGGCGCGTCCGCGGAAGCATCTGTGTCGCGAGTGTCCGTTCGGGTGCCCGAATTCTGTGCGTCGGACCCAGAAATGTGGTTTGGAATGGTCGAACGCAGCTTCGAGGCATCGGGTATTACGACCGAAGCCACAAAATTCGGGTATGTGTTAGGAGCATTGAATCCTGTGTACGCCGCGGAAGTCCGCGACATTATAATGAACCCGCCAAATACTGGACAGTACCAGAGATTAAAAACGGAACTCATTCGAAGGCTCAGTTCGTCGCAAGAGCAAAAAACGCGACGTTTGCTGGAATCGGAGGAAATTGGAGACAGGAAACCGTCTCAATTTCTGCGACACTTGCGCGGACTGGCTGGCAACAACGTGTCAGATAGTGTTTTGCGTACGCTGTGGATGGGTAGGTTGCCTAATAGTATGCAGGTAATCTTAGCGACCCAGAAGGACGCGGAGATGGATAAGGTGGCTGACCTGGCAGATGCGATAGCCGAGACGATGGGCCCCCGAACTCAGGTAGCGGAGGCGTCGGCATCTACTGCAGCAGCCGCGGCACCGAGCAACGCGCCTCAAGACCTTGAGGCactcataaatttaaaaatggcgCAAATCAGCCTGTCGTTCCAGCAGGAGATTGCGGCGATCCGGCACGAGTTGATTGGGAATGAAC GGAAACGAACCGGGCAGTCGTTGATGACGGCAGATGACTTGAGCCCGATGCCGCGCCGTCTATTTGTGACCGACAAGACGACTAGAACGCAATTCCTGGTCGATACAGGAGCCGACCTTTGCGTGTACCCACGATCCATGATTCGTGGCCCCGGGAAGAAATCGGATTATGTGTTGTTCGCGGCAAATGGGTCCGAAATTACAACGTTTGGTACAACCACGTTGACGTTGGACTTTGGTTTACGTCGCGAGTTTACGTTGAGATTTGTGGTAGCCAGTGTATCTAAGCCAATTATCGGCTTAGACTTTTTGTACCATTATGGTTTACTGGTAGACATTCGGAATCGCCGGTTGATAGACAATATAACTTCATTGTCAGTGCCCGGGCAACCGGTAGGTAGAAGTGCTAGCGACATTCCCAGCGTGAAAACGGTTTCGGGGGATTCCATATACTTGGAGCTGTTGCAGAAATTTCCCGAAATCACGAGACCAGAGGGAATCCCGACTGTTAGAAAAAAGCATACAACGGTACATTATATCCGGACATCGCCAGGTCAACCGGTTAGTTGCAGACCAAGGAGGTTGGCACCGGATCGACTCAGGGCAGCGAAGAAGGAGTTCGACGAAATGGTGAAGCTGGGGATTGCGAGGCCGTCCGAAAGCAGCTGGTCATCTCCTTTACATGTGGTGCCAAAGAAGGAATCAGGCGAGTGGAGACCGTGCGGAGATTACCGGGCACTCAACGACCGCACAGTTCCGGATAG gcTAAAGTCGTACGGTATAGTAATTAACCCGGGCAAGTGCACGTTCGGAAAAcccgatgtagaatttttaggttATTCGGTATCACATAAGGGCACAAAACCTCTAGAATGTAAGGTGCGCGCGATCGTAGAATACCCCCAACCGGTTACAGCCAAACAGCTGAGGCAGTTTTTAGGTATGATGAACTTCTACAGACGATTCATACCTAGGGCTGCACAGGTGCAGGCAGCGATGAATAATTTGCTGTCAGGTAACGCGAAGGGTCGCACACCGATTCATTGGAATGCAGAGGCGGTAGTAGCGTTTGAGGAGTCAAAAAGAGCCTTGGCACAGGCCACCTTGCTAGCGCACCCGCAGATTGGCGCCCCCCTTGCACTTACCTGCGATGCCTCAGACTTCGCGGTTGGCGCGGTTTTACAGCAGGACACCGGGAACGGTTGGGAACCGAtag GACGTGCGTTTGTTATATTCACCGATCACAAACCGATAACGTTTGCGTTTCGCCAAAAACCGGAAAAGTGCTCGCCGAGGCAATTCCGGTACCTAGATTTTATAAGTCAATTTTCTACCGACATCCGTCACGTTGCCGGAAAAGACAATATTATTGCCGACGCGTTATCCAGGATCGAGGAAGTGGAAGAACTTCTCGATTACGAAGAATTGGCGAAGGCACAAGACACCGATAGCGAACTCTCGGCCTACGTGCGAG TGTTGCCGATGTCGGAAGGTCATAGGTATTGTTTCACCTGCGTAGACCGGTATACCCGGTGGCCGGAGGCGTTCCCGATGATAAATCAGGAAGCACAAACGGTGGCACGAGCGTTCTACGAGGGATGGATTGCTCGATTTGGGACCCCTCTTAGagtaacaaccgaccaaggaagacaatTTGAATCGTCCTTGTTCAAGCATTTGAACGAGTTAACAGGGACAACACATTTAAGGACAACAGCATACCACCCAGCGGCGAACGGCATGGTGGAGCGTTTCCATCGACAGTTGAAGGCTGCCATTCGTTGCCACCAAGACGTTCAATGGACGAGGGTCCTTCCTACCATATTGCTGGGTTTACGCGCAGCCTGGAAGGAGGACACCAAATCAACGGCAGCAGAACTTGTGTATGGGGAGACGTTGCGTCTACCTGGTGAGTTCCTAGCACCGCGTCAAATAGAAGGCGAGTATGACGTTTCCAATTTTGCCGAGGAACTACGTCAGCATTTCCGGGGGATCACCCCAGCCTCAGGTAGTCACCACAATGCGCAGcggatttttatatataaagaCTTAACAGTTTGTGAAAAAGTGTTTATCCGGAATGATAAAGTACGAACTTTATTGGAGCCACCGTACGATGGACCATTCGAGGTCATATCCCGGGGCCCAAAAAACTTTGTGATAAATGTTAAGGATAAACCTGTTAATGTTAGTATTGATAGATTAAAGCCGGCGTACGTTGTTAATGATGCCGTTGATAATGAAGCGACTCAAACAATGCAGGTACCGCGGTCAGAACCGACAGTGTCTGCTCCGGAACAAGAGGTGCGAACTACACGGTCGGGAAGACGAGTGAGGTTTCCGGATAGATTGCAGATTGCAAAAATAAGATACTATTATGAATGA